One part of the Pirellulales bacterium genome encodes these proteins:
- a CDS encoding glucose-1-phosphate adenylyltransferase, giving the protein MRNVLALVLGGGRGTRLYPLTKFRSKPAVPLAGKYRLIDIPLSNCINSGVSRIYVLTQFNSVSLHRHIRRTYQFDAYSGGFVEILAAQQTNDTSEWYQGTADAVRQHVRYIQQADIQYVLILSGDQLYRMDYSDMLRTHLASKADVTIGAMPVTREAAPGFGIMRGDDNGRVEGFLEKPKTEAEMNMVMTPSHVIDARGIPSRGRDLLASMGIYLFNRDTLVDVLTKTDYHDFGKEVFPASIRTRKVQMHLFDGYWEDIGTIKSFYECNLDLAKINPPFQLASAEAPIYTRARFLPPSQIHDATIRNSMIGDGCVIENGVVIENSVIGNRTRIGKNVTIRDTVVMGADEYQTAAQIQQNMSQGLPLLGIGEGTVIERAIIDKNVHIGRHVRIVNERNLQTSEETAEAMICDGIAIIQKEAYLPDGWKL; this is encoded by the coding sequence ATGCGAAATGTTTTGGCGTTGGTACTGGGTGGGGGACGGGGCACACGGTTGTACCCATTGACCAAATTCCGCTCCAAGCCCGCGGTCCCATTGGCGGGTAAATACCGCCTGATCGATATCCCGCTGTCGAACTGTATCAATAGCGGAGTGAGCCGCATTTATGTGTTGACGCAGTTTAACAGCGTCAGCTTGCACCGGCATATTCGACGAACGTATCAGTTTGACGCTTATAGCGGGGGCTTTGTCGAGATTTTGGCCGCGCAGCAGACCAACGACACCAGCGAGTGGTACCAGGGAACCGCGGACGCCGTGAGGCAGCATGTGCGCTATATTCAGCAGGCGGATATTCAATATGTGCTGATCCTCAGTGGCGACCAACTTTACCGGATGGATTACTCCGACATGCTGCGGACGCATCTGGCCAGCAAGGCGGATGTGACGATCGGGGCCATGCCGGTTACCCGCGAGGCGGCTCCTGGATTTGGCATTATGCGCGGGGATGATAATGGCCGGGTGGAGGGCTTTTTGGAAAAGCCCAAGACCGAGGCCGAAATGAACATGGTCATGACCCCGTCGCACGTGATCGACGCGCGGGGAATACCCAGCCGGGGGCGGGATCTGTTAGCCAGCATGGGGATATACCTGTTTAACCGCGACACACTGGTGGACGTGCTCACCAAGACCGATTATCACGACTTTGGCAAGGAAGTCTTTCCGGCCAGCATTCGCACCCGCAAGGTGCAGATGCATCTGTTTGACGGTTATTGGGAGGACATCGGCACGATCAAATCGTTTTACGAGTGCAATTTGGACCTGGCCAAAATTAATCCCCCGTTCCAGTTGGCCAGCGCGGAAGCCCCCATTTACACCCGCGCGCGGTTTTTGCCTCCGTCGCAAATTCATGACGCGACCATTCGCAACAGCATGATCGGCGACGGCTGCGTCATCGAAAATGGGGTGGTCATCGAAAACAGCGTCATCGGCAATCGCACGCGCATTGGCAAGAATGTTACTATCCGCGACACGGTGGTGATGGGGGCGGACGAATATCAAACCGCCGCGCAAATCCAGCAAAATATGAGCCAAGGCCTACCACTCCTGGGGATTGGCGAAGGGACCGTGATCGAACGCGCGATCATCGACAAAAATGTGCATATCGGCCGCCATGTGCGGATCGTCAATGAACGCAACTTGCAAACCAGCGAGGAAACCGCCGAGGCGATGATCTGCGACGGCATCGCCATCATTCAAAAAGAGGCGTACCTGCCGGATGGCTGGAAGCTATAA
- a CDS encoding Uma2 family endonuclease yields the protein MSKTANLITADELLRMPDVGWRYELLQGELRKMAPAGHEHGGSAHDFALVLGNFVKQYKLGKVYAAETGFLLSKNPDTVLAPDCAFVRKERLAKANKVSGYFPGPPDLAVEVVSPSDRPAEVRQKALAWLAAVTLAVVVIDPAPHTMTVYRAPDNVVNLQESDVLDLSDVVQDFLMPVSELFDVT from the coding sequence ATGTCCAAAACAGCGAACTTGATCACGGCGGATGAATTATTGCGCATGCCGGATGTCGGCTGGCGGTACGAACTGTTGCAAGGGGAACTGCGAAAAATGGCTCCAGCTGGACATGAACATGGTGGCTCAGCACATGATTTTGCGTTAGTCCTAGGCAATTTTGTTAAACAGTATAAGCTTGGAAAGGTCTATGCAGCCGAAACAGGTTTTCTTCTTTCTAAAAACCCCGATACGGTCCTAGCTCCCGACTGTGCCTTTGTCCGCAAGGAACGCTTGGCAAAGGCCAATAAAGTCAGCGGCTATTTTCCTGGTCCACCCGATCTGGCGGTGGAGGTCGTCTCCCCCTCGGACCGACCCGCCGAAGTGCGGCAAAAGGCCCTCGCTTGGCTGGCGGCGGTAACTTTGGCGGTGGTTGTGATTGATCCTGCGCCGCATACCATGACCGTCTATCGAGCGCCCGATAACGTTGTTAACTTACAGGAATCAGATGTATTAGATCTCTCGGACGTGGTTCAGGATTTTCTGATGCCAGTGAGCGAACTTTTCGATGTGACTTAA
- a CDS encoding PIG-L family deacetylase, whose protein sequence is MSVALAIFAHPDDIEFVAAGTLLLLKKAGWELHYCNLCRGNCGSQTTDGPTTAAIRQTEALTAATLLGATWHPPLTDDLELMYDVPTLRRVAALVREVQPRIVLTHALVDYMEDHMAASRLAVTSAFARGMPNFATSPATDTYSADVTVYHALPHGLRDPLGQPASASLYIDTTSVHSSKRGALAAHVSQKAWLDVSQGMDSYLAAMDEMSHAAATLARKALATLGQSDKTQSFPEKKSGKSAAQPDISHDPRPPSPPANESPWQFAEGWRRHLHLGFSATDDDPLAAALAEYALLVT, encoded by the coding sequence ATGTCTGTCGCGCTCGCTATTTTTGCCCATCCCGATGATATCGAGTTTGTCGCGGCGGGGACGCTATTATTGCTTAAGAAAGCCGGTTGGGAACTGCATTATTGCAACCTTTGCCGGGGAAATTGCGGTTCGCAAACGACCGATGGACCGACCACCGCCGCGATCCGCCAGACTGAGGCCCTGACCGCAGCTACACTGCTGGGGGCGACCTGGCATCCACCGCTGACGGATGATTTGGAGCTAATGTATGACGTGCCCACGCTCCGGCGGGTCGCGGCCCTGGTAAGAGAGGTCCAGCCGCGGATTGTGCTCACCCACGCGCTGGTTGATTATATGGAAGACCACATGGCGGCCAGCCGGTTGGCGGTGACGTCTGCCTTTGCCCGGGGAATGCCAAATTTTGCCACCTCCCCCGCGACCGATACTTATTCCGCCGATGTGACTGTGTATCACGCCCTGCCCCATGGCCTGCGCGATCCGCTGGGCCAGCCGGCCAGTGCCAGTTTGTATATCGACACCACGTCCGTGCATTCCAGCAAAAGGGGGGCCTTGGCGGCGCATGTTTCGCAAAAGGCGTGGTTGGATGTCAGCCAGGGGATGGATTCGTATCTGGCCGCGATGGATGAAATGTCGCATGCGGCCGCCACGTTGGCGCGGAAAGCATTGGCTACTCTTGGTCAAAGCGACAAGACTCAGTCCTTTCCAGAGAAAAAATCAGGAAAATCAGCCGCACAGCCAGATATTTCCCACGACCCGCGACCCCCATCCCCTCCAGCGAATGAGTCTCCTTGGCAATTTGCCGAGGGATGGCGACGGCATCTGCACCTGGGTTTTTCCGCCACGGATGACGACCCCTTGGCGGCGGCACTTGCGGAATATGCGCTGTTGGTCACATAA
- a CDS encoding glucosamine-6-phosphate isomerase gives MPRKLSHIAPDWWDYTTLDEALINDAARLTAADLAQLSRPGFQVIMHDTLEDFYLAEALEYIHAWRAATPDNPAGICGPIGPTEQLPLVARLVNELELDLRHAHFWGMDEWYAEGRAVPTSHPLSFERADRELCFDRIRPDLVMPGENLHFPTADLPTYINSWNGVRCVVMQGGQGDIKHWAFNDPVRRTGPYADQPPAPEEYLALSTRVVELHPVTLAQNARTSGGGNLTLVPQRAITVGPVQTWQAEKVSIWQAGAHDNPLGQRLTALMISKHLADSAVPMSLLGLHPHVEFHYYRGGVGSCAVEMH, from the coding sequence ATGCCCCGCAAGTTATCACATATCGCCCCCGACTGGTGGGATTACACCACGCTGGATGAAGCTCTGATTAACGACGCCGCGCGGCTGACCGCCGCCGACCTGGCGCAGCTTTCACGTCCGGGATTTCAGGTGATCATGCATGACACGCTGGAGGATTTTTATCTGGCCGAGGCGCTTGAGTATATTCACGCCTGGCGGGCCGCCACGCCGGACAATCCCGCGGGAATTTGCGGGCCGATCGGGCCGACCGAGCAACTCCCCCTGGTCGCCAGACTGGTGAACGAGCTGGAGCTGGATTTGCGACACGCCCACTTTTGGGGGATGGATGAATGGTACGCGGAGGGGCGGGCGGTCCCCACATCGCATCCGCTCAGTTTTGAACGGGCCGACCGCGAGCTCTGTTTTGACCGCATTCGGCCAGATCTCGTCATGCCGGGGGAAAATTTGCATTTTCCCACAGCCGATCTGCCCACCTATATCAATTCGTGGAACGGCGTCCGCTGTGTCGTCATGCAGGGGGGGCAGGGAGACATCAAGCACTGGGCGTTTAATGACCCCGTGCGCCGCACGGGGCCGTATGCCGACCAGCCCCCCGCGCCCGAGGAATACCTGGCGCTTTCCACCCGGGTGGTTGAGTTGCATCCCGTCACGCTGGCCCAGAATGCGCGGACATCCGGCGGGGGAAATTTAACCCTCGTGCCGCAGCGGGCAATCACCGTCGGGCCGGTGCAAACTTGGCAAGCGGAGAAAGTGTCAATCTGGCAGGCGGGGGCGCATGATAATCCGCTGGGCCAGCGGCTGACGGCGCTGATGATCAGCAAACACCTAGCCGATAGTGCTGTCCCGATGTCGCTTTTAGGACTGCACCCCCACGTGGAGTTTCATTACTACCGCGGCGGTGTGGGGAGCTGCGCGGTGGAGATGCATTAG
- a CDS encoding acyl-CoA dehydrogenase family protein, which translates to MGTMQREEQIAQAEELLGDRLQKLGFVRGLYFGKYLAEKLPRYPAQLPGPQTTAMLANLRKFLQNSVDPVEIDRAERIPESVIVGLGGIGVLGACLPTTCGGHGLTQTEYCRLLEILGGHCASTALFVNAHHSIGPRALVLFGTPAQQEKYLPKLASGEWISAFALTEPEAGSDAANVQTIATPTPDGRGYILNGTKRWITNGGIAQVLTVIAKVPVPMGDKATPASATGNQTYPPTKLVPTAFIVTPDMPGFRVLEERMPKCGVRGTATGRLAFENMYVPAENVLGAVGKGLKIALTVLDFGRTTFGASCTGAAKFCVEHAVRHAQTRVQFGQPLASFGMVREKLAWMAAGVFAMEACTYQTAALIDAGEEDYMLETAMLKVFATETLWRIINDTIQIYGGKAYFTDEPFERMLRDARINMIGEGANDVLRAFVALVGMRDVGLELQGILQAVQSPWKNLSRLSQFAGERLESYFRTPEVRVQAAELHPQAERLGRLTAYFGGQVEKALAKYREEIVDQQLQAGRIADAAIDLYVSACVLRRMDAILVARDVPVGQAGMGQPTHGANGANGQEEKPSDPGKTISGQLAAGRYALELAETRIRRNLADLWDNDDALIDDVLRGI; encoded by the coding sequence ATGGGAACCATGCAACGGGAAGAACAAATCGCCCAAGCCGAAGAGTTGCTGGGCGATCGGCTACAAAAACTGGGCTTTGTGCGGGGGCTGTATTTTGGCAAATATCTAGCGGAAAAACTCCCCCGCTATCCGGCTCAATTGCCGGGACCACAAACCACCGCCATGCTGGCGAACCTGCGTAAGTTTTTACAAAATTCTGTTGATCCCGTGGAAATCGACCGCGCCGAGCGGATTCCCGAAAGTGTCATTGTCGGCTTGGGGGGAATTGGCGTTTTGGGGGCGTGCCTGCCCACGACTTGCGGCGGGCATGGTCTAACCCAAACCGAGTATTGCCGACTGCTGGAAATTTTGGGGGGTCACTGTGCCAGCACCGCGCTGTTCGTCAATGCGCATCATTCCATCGGCCCACGCGCGTTGGTCCTGTTTGGCACGCCCGCACAGCAAGAAAAATACCTGCCAAAACTCGCCAGTGGCGAGTGGATTAGCGCCTTTGCCCTGACCGAGCCCGAGGCCGGCAGCGACGCGGCCAACGTGCAAACCATTGCCACCCCCACGCCAGATGGCCGGGGCTACATCCTGAATGGCACCAAACGCTGGATCACCAATGGCGGCATCGCCCAGGTGCTGACGGTCATTGCCAAAGTGCCGGTTCCCATGGGGGATAAGGCTACCCCCGCTTCCGCTACGGGAAATCAAACTTACCCCCCGACAAAGCTGGTCCCCACGGCCTTTATTGTCACGCCCGACATGCCGGGATTTCGGGTTCTCGAAGAGCGCATGCCCAAGTGTGGCGTGCGCGGGACGGCGACGGGGCGGCTGGCCTTTGAAAATATGTATGTCCCGGCGGAAAACGTGCTAGGCGCGGTGGGTAAAGGGCTAAAGATCGCCCTGACTGTGTTGGATTTTGGACGGACGACCTTTGGCGCCAGTTGTACCGGCGCGGCCAAATTTTGCGTGGAGCACGCCGTGCGGCACGCCCAGACGCGGGTGCAGTTTGGTCAACCGCTGGCCAGCTTTGGCATGGTGCGGGAAAAGCTGGCCTGGATGGCGGCGGGGGTGTTTGCCATGGAGGCGTGCACCTACCAGACCGCGGCCTTGATCGACGCCGGCGAAGAAGATTACATGCTGGAAACGGCGATGCTGAAGGTCTTTGCCACGGAAACGCTGTGGCGGATCATCAACGACACGATCCAAATCTACGGGGGCAAGGCGTACTTTACCGACGAGCCGTTCGAGCGGATGCTCCGCGACGCGCGGATCAATATGATTGGCGAAGGGGCCAATGATGTCCTGCGGGCGTTTGTGGCGTTGGTGGGAATGCGGGATGTTGGATTGGAATTGCAGGGAATATTGCAGGCGGTGCAAAGCCCGTGGAAGAACCTGAGCCGACTGAGCCAATTTGCCGGCGAGCGGCTGGAGAGCTACTTTCGCACGCCCGAGGTCCGCGTGCAAGCGGCGGAGTTGCATCCGCAGGCGGAACGCTTGGGCCGGTTGACCGCATACTTTGGCGGTCAAGTGGAAAAAGCGCTGGCCAAATATCGCGAAGAAATTGTCGACCAGCAGTTACAGGCGGGACGCATCGCCGACGCCGCGATCGATCTATACGTCAGTGCGTGCGTACTGCGGCGGATGGATGCGATCTTGGTGGCAAGGGATGTTCCCGTTGGGCAAGCTGGCATGGGCCAGCCAACCCACGGAGCGAATGGGGCGAATGGACAGGAGGAAAAGCCATCTGACCCTGGAAAGACGATCAGCGGGCAACTGGCCGCGGGAAGGTATGCCCTGGAGCTAGCCGAGACCCGCATCCGCCGCAACCTGGCCGATCTGTGGGATAACGACGATGCGCTGATTGATGATGTGTTGCGGGGGATCTAG
- a CDS encoding UvrB/UvrC motif-containing protein, with product MAKRRDLDTLLRDWNYRPDDIVARVLKGSDGRPILQMRVDLGILQMETKDRPDGQRPHGERTYYDYLIRESLDEENQDFTMTAEQCSLADQEFSQFYHRRVCWLSLREYRRAVEDADHTLSFMDFVRDHSPNEDWTISHEQYRPFVLFHRVQAAVLAELEENGPESAIAELNRGLNRFKQLYVDYEAEDKYSEDEFVQRLNDLKTSLKTHFKIGRSAEDLLAEAIEKEDYETAAKLRDELARNKRKN from the coding sequence ATGGCCAAACGACGTGATTTGGACACTTTGTTACGAGATTGGAATTACCGGCCCGACGACATCGTGGCGCGGGTGTTAAAGGGGTCCGATGGGCGGCCCATTTTGCAAATGCGGGTGGATTTGGGAATTTTGCAAATGGAAACCAAGGATCGTCCCGACGGCCAGCGTCCCCATGGCGAACGGACCTATTATGACTATCTCATTCGTGAATCCCTGGATGAGGAAAACCAGGACTTTACCATGACCGCCGAGCAATGCTCCCTGGCGGATCAAGAATTTTCACAGTTTTACCATCGACGGGTATGCTGGCTGAGCCTGCGGGAATATCGCCGGGCGGTGGAGGACGCGGACCACACGTTGTCATTTATGGACTTTGTGCGGGACCATTCACCCAACGAAGACTGGACGATCAGCCACGAACAATACCGCCCGTTTGTGCTGTTTCATCGGGTGCAAGCGGCGGTGCTGGCCGAACTAGAGGAAAACGGTCCCGAGTCCGCCATTGCCGAACTCAATCGGGGCCTGAATCGCTTTAAACAGCTTTATGTGGACTACGAGGCCGAGGACAAATACAGCGAAGATGAATTTGTTCAGCGGCTAAATGACCTCAAAACCAGCCTCAAAACCCACTTTAAGATTGGCCGCAGCGCCGAAGACTTGCTGGCGGAAGCAATCGAAAAAGAAGACTACGAAACCGCGGCTAAGCTGCGGGACGAATTGGCCCGTAACAAGCGCAAAAATTAA
- a CDS encoding tetratricopeptide repeat protein, translating into MTMHKPNITKSWRLEQLPGMALLVLGLLVFSSSTLFAANEGQASLDEATEKKLDADSVKDLSEVIKLAERAIEEGLDETNTQFAKSLLTSTYAQRGLILAEAAVEQFQQNQQQGTWNQIRGMALQDLEKVLKEDDQTAEIYFMIAKLNSLPAGKTERAKQTIDKAVELSQDNASLQAQALVLRADMETNPAAMQADLDKAVKLAPKSMEIHRARGLFHLLKNNKPELALADFDKAAEIEPANPGLQHARGLAYMALNKPEEAIEAYDRVVELSNGNPLALLQRARAKVTLKKFDAAIEDLNTALEQEPGNNTILLLRARVYQMQNKTELAQADITEALKKRPGLPAAIELRGLIAADSGDFSKAIEDFEELLKLDPKNVELMLQIGILRVAGKQPRKAIEKFTAALEQQPDNFFALRTRADAYLSVGKHAEAIADYEKALTLKPKDSGVLNNLAWVLATSPEDSLRNGKRSIELGTQACEVTDYKEAHILSTLAAGYAESNDWENAEKWITKAVEAGADTEHKEQIVKEQASYREKKAWRELQNEPDAETPQSRVKSESEDSATPKSPQENSATPGNDAPAEPAKEPEAENPGPKVESSPEK; encoded by the coding sequence ATGACAATGCACAAACCAAATATCACGAAATCGTGGCGATTGGAACAACTCCCCGGCATGGCGCTTTTGGTCCTGGGACTACTGGTTTTTTCCTCCAGCACGTTGTTTGCCGCCAATGAGGGCCAAGCCAGCCTGGATGAAGCGACGGAGAAAAAGCTCGACGCCGATTCGGTGAAGGATCTGTCGGAGGTGATCAAACTGGCGGAGCGGGCCATAGAAGAGGGTTTGGACGAAACCAACACCCAATTCGCCAAAAGCCTATTGACCAGCACTTATGCCCAGCGCGGGCTGATCCTGGCGGAAGCCGCCGTCGAGCAATTTCAGCAAAATCAGCAACAAGGGACCTGGAATCAGATACGCGGCATGGCCCTGCAGGACCTGGAAAAAGTGCTCAAGGAAGACGACCAGACCGCGGAAATTTACTTTATGATCGCCAAGCTCAATTCCCTTCCCGCGGGAAAGACCGAGCGCGCCAAACAAACCATCGATAAGGCGGTCGAACTGAGCCAGGATAACGCCTCGCTGCAGGCCCAGGCGTTGGTGCTGCGGGCCGATATGGAAACCAACCCCGCCGCCATGCAAGCCGATCTGGACAAAGCGGTCAAGCTAGCCCCCAAGTCGATGGAAATCCACCGCGCGCGGGGGTTGTTTCATCTATTAAAGAATAACAAGCCCGAACTGGCGCTGGCGGATTTTGACAAGGCAGCCGAGATCGAACCCGCCAACCCTGGCTTGCAACACGCGCGGGGTTTGGCCTACATGGCGCTGAATAAGCCCGAGGAAGCAATTGAGGCCTACGATCGGGTGGTGGAATTGTCTAACGGCAACCCCTTAGCGCTTTTACAGCGGGCGCGGGCCAAAGTCACCCTCAAAAAGTTTGATGCCGCGATCGAGGATTTGAACACCGCCCTGGAACAAGAACCGGGCAATAACACCATTTTGTTGCTGCGGGCCCGCGTTTACCAGATGCAAAACAAAACCGAACTCGCCCAGGCGGACATCACCGAAGCCCTTAAAAAACGGCCCGGGCTGCCCGCCGCGATCGAATTACGGGGCTTGATTGCGGCCGATAGCGGCGATTTTTCGAAGGCGATTGAGGATTTTGAAGAGCTGTTAAAGCTAGACCCCAAAAATGTGGAATTGATGCTGCAAATTGGAATTTTGCGGGTCGCGGGCAAACAGCCCCGCAAGGCAATCGAGAAATTCACCGCCGCCCTCGAGCAACAACCAGATAACTTTTTTGCCCTGCGGACACGCGCGGACGCTTATCTGAGTGTCGGTAAACATGCCGAGGCAATTGCCGACTACGAAAAAGCCCTCACGCTCAAGCCCAAAGATTCGGGCGTGCTCAATAATCTCGCCTGGGTGCTGGCCACTTCCCCGGAAGATAGCCTGCGAAATGGCAAACGCTCTATCGAATTGGGGACGCAGGCGTGTGAAGTCACCGATTATAAGGAGGCCCATATTCTAAGCACGTTGGCTGCGGGCTATGCCGAGTCAAATGATTGGGAAAACGCCGAAAAGTGGATTACCAAAGCGGTGGAGGCGGGGGCGGACACCGAACACAAAGAGCAAATCGTCAAGGAACAAGCCAGCTATCGGGAAAAAAAGGCCTGGCGTGAATTGCAAAACGAGCCCGACGCCGAAACCCCGCAAAGCCGGGTAAAATCAGAGAGCGAAGATTCCGCAACTCCGAAATCTCCCCAGGAGAATTCGGCCACACCGGGGAACGATGCGCCAGCCGAACCGGCGAAGGAGCCAGAGGCCGAAAATCCCGGCCCGAAGGTGGAATCATCGCCCGAGAAATAA
- the ricT gene encoding regulatory iron-sulfur-containing complex subunit RicT — protein MPKYIVRHGVMRAIAIMGAREGTMLSRGTQVIARTERGLEAGVVLCEATPQAVAQLTNPGQGQIQREMTPADSLELSKILARQRDEFAIVERIIAQSGLDMQLVDVEQLFGGERVVIYYLSENRIDFRDLVKQLAGELQTRIEMRQIGSRDEAKLLADYGDCGKPVCCNTHLIDMPPVSMKMAKLQKATLDPTKISGRCGRLKCCLRYEYDTYEELQRDLPPVGADIVTGRGRARVLAQEILSQQLLVEMEDRRRVLLPATEVLTVLSRSAGGGASRNTTESDSPEQDSRRRPPTDKNRGGNPAAD, from the coding sequence ATGCCCAAATACATTGTCCGGCACGGCGTCATGCGGGCCATCGCGATCATGGGTGCCCGTGAAGGGACCATGTTATCCCGCGGAACGCAGGTGATTGCCCGGACCGAACGGGGCCTGGAGGCGGGTGTGGTCCTGTGCGAGGCCACGCCCCAGGCCGTGGCCCAACTAACCAATCCCGGCCAAGGGCAAATTCAACGCGAAATGACACCGGCGGACTCGCTCGAGTTATCTAAAATATTAGCCCGGCAGCGGGACGAGTTTGCGATCGTGGAGCGGATTATCGCCCAATCCGGGCTGGACATGCAGCTGGTGGATGTGGAGCAATTGTTTGGCGGCGAGCGGGTGGTGATTTATTATTTGTCCGAAAACCGGATCGACTTTCGCGATTTGGTCAAGCAATTGGCGGGAGAACTGCAAACCCGGATCGAAATGCGGCAGATTGGCAGTCGGGACGAGGCTAAACTTCTCGCCGATTATGGCGATTGCGGCAAACCGGTCTGCTGCAACACGCATCTGATTGATATGCCCCCGGTTTCCATGAAAATGGCTAAACTGCAAAAGGCGACGCTGGACCCGACCAAAATCTCCGGCCGTTGCGGGCGGTTAAAGTGCTGCTTGCGCTATGAGTACGACACTTACGAGGAGTTGCAGCGGGATTTGCCCCCCGTGGGCGCTGATATTGTGACCGGCCGGGGACGCGCGCGGGTGCTGGCCCAGGAAATCCTTTCCCAACAGTTGCTGGTGGAAATGGAAGATCGCCGCCGGGTGCTTTTGCCCGCGACCGAGGTTCTGACAGTGCTTTCGCGCTCCGCAGGCGGTGGAGCCTCGCGGAATACGACGGAAAGCGATTCCCCGGAACAGGATTCCCGGCGCAGGCCCCCAACGGACAAAAATCGCGGTGGGAATCCTGCCGCGGATTAA